The following coding sequences lie in one Cydia pomonella isolate Wapato2018A unplaced genomic scaffold, ilCydPomo1 PGA_scaffold_161, whole genome shotgun sequence genomic window:
- the LOC133533370 gene encoding alpha-tocopherol transfer protein-like: MSVRPLPPVLAEKARKELNEDPQRLPNDLQHMKDWIAKQPHLKARTDDQWLTTFLRACKFSLERAKVKIDLYYSVRTTAPDFFQLTPKNQRFWQILETGSFLPLPQVAAPGSPKVSIIRPGKYDPEKFTISEVLSVSNTLEKIMYLEDDDAVVSGVMAILDLEGVTMGHFLQMTPLQMKKMTVVGQDATPFRMKGVHYLNTPTGFETIFNAMKALLNEKNKNRLYVHNKNYEAMYEHIPKHMLTVEYGGNAGTEKDIIDYWKKKVQEYSEWLEEDMQYRTDESKRAGKAKTAESMFGAEGSFRQLQFD; the protein is encoded by the exons ATGTCTGTGCGACCTCTGCCTCCAGTGCTTGCAGAAAAGGCTCGAAAAGAGCTTAATGAAGATCCCCAGAGGCTACCCAATGACTTGCAACATATGAAGGATTGGATAGCCAAGCAGCCGCATCTTAAAGCAAGAACCG ATGATCAATGGCTGACTACATTTTTACGAGCATGTAAATTTAGTTTGGAACGGGCGAAAGTAAAAATTGACTTATACTATTCGGTTCGTACTACGGCGCCAGATTTTTTTCAGCTCACGCCAAAAAACCAGCGATTTTGGCAAATTTTGGAGACTGG GTCTTTTCTTCCTTTACCACAAGTTGCCGCTCCTGGTTCTCCTAAGGTATCAATTATCAGACCGGGAAAATATGATCCCGAAAAATTCACAATATCGGAAGTGTTGTCAGTTTCGAATACGTTAGAGAAG ATTATGTATTTGGAAGATGATGATGCTGTCGTATCAGGGGTGATGGCCATACTTGACTTAGAAGGAGTTACTATGGGACATTTCTTACAAATGACCCCactacaaatgaaaaagatGACGGTTGTGGGCCAG GATGCGACACCATTCCGTATGAAAGGAGTTCACTATCTGAATACGCCAACAGGGTTTGAGACTATTTTTAACGCGATGAAAGCACTCctcaatgaaaaaaataaaaacaga TTATATGTCCATAATAAAAACTATGAGGCGATGTACGAACATATTCCAAAACATATGTTAACAGTGGAGTATGGTGGTAACGCGGGAACTGAAAAAGACATCATAG ATTACTGGAAGAAGAAGGTCCAAGAATACAGTGAATGGTTAGAAGAAGATATGCAGTATCGCACTGACGAATCCAAGAGGGCCGGAAAAGCAAAAACAGCTGAAAGTATGTTCGGCGCTGAGGGTTCCTTCCGGCAACTTCAATTCGACTGA